One stretch of Zingiber officinale cultivar Zhangliang chromosome 6B, Zo_v1.1, whole genome shotgun sequence DNA includes these proteins:
- the LOC121992727 gene encoding aquaporin PIP1-2-like, which translates to MEGKEEDVKLGANKFSERQPIGMAAQDKDYKEPPPPPLLDFGELKSWSFYRAGIAEFVATFLFLYISILTVMGVVQNESRCATVGIQGIAWSFGGMIFALVYCTAGISGGHINPAVTFGLFLARKLSLIRAVFYIIMQCLGAICGAGVVKGFQKHVYEINGGGANVVNSGYSNGGALGAEIMGTFILVYTVFSATDAKRKARDSHVPILAPLPIGFAVFLVHLATIPITGTGINPARSLGAAIIYNRDHAWDDQWIFWVGPGIGAILAAVYHQVVIRALPFKSRS; encoded by the exons ATGGAGGGGAAGGAGGAGGATGTGAAGCTCGGAGCAAATAAGTTCTCGGAGAGGCAGCCAATTGGCATGGCGGCGCAGGACAAGGACTACAAGGAGCCACCGCCGCCGCCTCTGCTTGACTTCGGCGAGCTCAAGTCATGGTCCTTCTACAGGGCCGGCATCGCGGAGTTCGTGGccaccttcctcttcctctatatTAGCATCCTCACCGTCATGGGCGTCGTCCAGAACGAAAGCCGGTGCGCCACTGTCGGCATCCAGGGCATCGCCTGGTCCTTCGGCGGCATGATCTTCGCCTTGGTCTACTGCACCGCTGGAATCTCCG GTGGGCATATCAACCCGGCGGTGACCTTTGGGCTGTTCCTGGCGAGGAAGCTGTCGCTGATTCGGGCGGTGTTTTATATCATCATGCAGTGCTTGGGCGCCATCTGCGGCGCCGGCGTGGTGAAGGGGTTCCAGAAACATGTGTACGAGATCAACGGCGGCGGCGCGAACGTCGTCAACTCCGGCTACAGCAATGGCGGCGCCTTGGGGGCAGAGATCATGGGCACCTTCATCCTCGTCTACACAGTCTTCTCCGCCACCGACGCCAAGCGGAAAGCCAGGGACTCCCATGTTCCT ATCCTTGCGCCATTGCCAATCGGTTTCGCTGTGTTCCTGGTGCACTTGGCCACCATCCCCATCACTGGCACAGGCATCAACCCTGCACGCAGCCTTGGAGCTGCCATCATCTACAACCGAGACCATGCCTGGGATGACCAA TGGATCTTCTGGGTTGGTCCCGGCATTGGAGCTATCCTTGCTGCAGTCTACCACCAGGTTGTGATCAGAGCTCTCCCATTCAAGAGCAGATCTTGA